The following are encoded in a window of Rubellicoccus peritrichatus genomic DNA:
- a CDS encoding PEGA domain-containing protein encodes MIKSLPRFSLCLLPLVFGLVGCETFDKGATQEVAVKTFPAGATVMLDGEDIGRTPTEIELSRKIPHRVILKKEGYKTIDATIAPVKNEAGQGYVRFGLMDDAGLYYDLDPNPVEINLVPAVLPPSRGPDAYEEMATIIAEVDQKREAGQIGPVEHKYMVDQVIEFYSN; translated from the coding sequence ATGATCAAATCTTTACCTCGTTTTTCGCTGTGCTTACTCCCGCTCGTCTTTGGATTGGTTGGTTGTGAAACTTTCGATAAAGGCGCAACCCAAGAAGTTGCAGTTAAGACCTTCCCGGCTGGTGCTACCGTCATGTTGGACGGCGAAGATATCGGCAGGACGCCTACTGAGATTGAACTGAGTCGCAAGATTCCTCATCGGGTCATTCTCAAGAAAGAAGGCTATAAGACAATCGATGCTACCATTGCACCAGTAAAGAACGAAGCTGGGCAAGGATATGTTCGCTTTGGTTTGATGGACGATGCCGGTCTTTACTACGACTTGGATCCCAATCCAGTTGAAATCAATTTGGTTCCAGCCGTATTACCACCATCACGTGGGCCTGATGCCTACGAGGAAATGGCAACGATCATTGCTGAGGTTGATCAAAAGCGTGAAGCTGGTCAGATTGGACCTGTTGAACACAAGTATATGGTCGATCAGGTTATCGAATTTTATTCAAATTAG
- a CDS encoding cupin domain-containing protein has translation MKFIPHHDDGWIEGQGYRKQPLLLPADLNCDGALVQIVEIPPHTSCPLHHHNHQTEVFHIIEGEGRMTIGGKTVHLKPGDTVTTEPGERHEAINASDKTWRYVVFKTNWSADDSVW, from the coding sequence ATGAAATTCATCCCTCACCACGATGACGGCTGGATTGAAGGCCAGGGATATCGCAAGCAACCTTTATTGCTTCCAGCAGATTTAAATTGCGACGGAGCCTTGGTGCAAATTGTCGAGATTCCACCGCATACGAGCTGTCCCCTACATCATCACAATCATCAGACTGAAGTCTTTCATATTATTGAAGGTGAAGGCCGAATGACGATTGGCGGCAAGACAGTTCATCTCAAACCCGGTGATACCGTAACGACAGAACCGGGAGAGCGACACGAAGCCATCAATGCAAGTGACAAGACCTGGCGCTACGTGGTTTTCAAGACAAACTGGTCAGCCGATGACAGCGTCTGGTAA
- a CDS encoding sulfatase-like hydrolase/transferase: protein MAIFLRHFQYPLCLLIFLFSHLAKADKQPNILWIITDDQRADSLACFNEATRGTAESRLGYVSSPNVDKLANEGVLFTAAYCNSPACAPSRDSMHTGRYPHRHGRYGFEQTHQEADFCTPTIPETMGANGYTAAHFGKSGYRLYKWGPGLTWQSLDHYNPHVDMKNDLRKNGLTDFYRNAIWENGKQTGTEEIWYFPNDTIKRYHVFRSDGELRSKDLETRAEIDEELEILRSYTRESPDLVLGGKSPLPTKDTLDGQILEAFESYLRHPNESYKTPWGKQLEGPDTDKPLFTHLSFCFPHTPVLPPEEFRKKFQDKVYKVPEFTKEELDSLPPQLVSLQNKMDFSNMKPEEKQQAIRDYYAFCAFGDYLIGQAVQSFKQYSEKFGRDYLIIFVCGDHGWHLGEQGIEAKFAPWDTSNHGAAIVSSSDTERFPPDTVYDGFIEYVDFAPTIINMAGVDVSESQYDYLDGYPLGDVLNGDAIQRDYVLGEMNHVYGPRAYLRSKDFAFSMRVRPKNGRPGQGYAPGENITWGLTAPRDDVEMALYDLRVDPLERKNLANTNDYRDLADWFRVKLGNIVLGDGRIECDWTQENVYSVSEFALGADDKALDIPKEIIPPAT, encoded by the coding sequence ATGGCGATATTTTTGCGGCACTTCCAATACCCTCTTTGCTTATTAATATTTCTCTTCTCCCATTTAGCAAAGGCGGACAAACAGCCTAATATTCTCTGGATCATCACCGATGACCAGAGAGCAGATTCATTGGCTTGCTTTAATGAAGCGACACGAGGAACAGCCGAAAGCCGGCTTGGTTATGTTTCTTCGCCAAACGTCGATAAATTGGCCAACGAAGGGGTTTTGTTCACCGCAGCCTACTGCAATTCTCCCGCTTGCGCACCATCACGCGACTCAATGCATACGGGACGCTACCCGCATCGCCACGGTCGTTATGGTTTCGAGCAGACACACCAGGAAGCGGACTTCTGCACACCCACAATTCCCGAAACGATGGGGGCCAATGGTTATACGGCTGCACACTTCGGCAAGTCCGGTTATCGCCTGTATAAATGGGGGCCGGGCCTGACCTGGCAAAGTCTAGACCACTACAATCCTCATGTAGACATGAAGAATGACTTGAGGAAAAACGGGCTGACCGACTTTTATAGAAATGCGATCTGGGAAAATGGAAAACAAACCGGCACCGAGGAGATCTGGTATTTTCCAAATGATACAATCAAACGATATCATGTTTTCCGAAGCGACGGCGAACTGAGATCAAAGGATCTTGAGACAAGGGCTGAGATCGACGAAGAATTGGAAATCCTTCGAAGTTATACGCGTGAGTCACCAGATCTTGTATTGGGCGGCAAGAGTCCTCTGCCGACCAAAGACACGCTGGATGGCCAAATCCTAGAAGCATTTGAAAGTTATCTTAGGCACCCTAATGAGTCCTACAAAACACCCTGGGGCAAGCAACTCGAAGGGCCTGATACAGATAAACCATTATTCACACATCTAAGCTTCTGTTTTCCCCACACTCCGGTTTTACCTCCGGAAGAGTTTCGAAAAAAATTCCAGGATAAAGTCTATAAAGTCCCCGAATTCACAAAAGAAGAATTGGATAGTTTGCCACCGCAGCTGGTGTCGCTTCAAAACAAAATGGACTTCAGTAACATGAAGCCGGAAGAGAAACAACAGGCCATTCGAGACTACTATGCCTTCTGTGCATTCGGTGATTATCTCATCGGTCAGGCGGTCCAGTCTTTCAAACAATACAGTGAAAAATTTGGTCGTGATTATCTCATCATTTTTGTCTGTGGCGACCATGGGTGGCATCTGGGCGAACAAGGCATTGAGGCAAAGTTTGCACCTTGGGATACATCAAATCATGGAGCAGCCATCGTTTCCAGCTCTGACACTGAACGATTCCCTCCGGATACGGTATACGATGGATTCATAGAATACGTGGACTTCGCTCCAACCATTATAAACATGGCCGGAGTTGATGTAAGTGAATCACAATACGACTATCTCGATGGTTATCCCTTAGGCGATGTTCTCAATGGTGACGCCATCCAGCGTGACTATGTGTTGGGCGAGATGAACCATGTTTATGGACCTCGCGCTTATCTACGCAGTAAGGACTTTGCATTTTCCATGCGGGTGAGGCCAAAGAACGGTCGCCCGGGCCAGGGATATGCACCGGGCGAAAACATCACCTGGGGCCTTACCGCTCCCCGCGACGATGTGGAAATGGCACTTTATGATTTACGTGTCGATCCGCTGGAACGCAAAAACCTGGCCAACACAAACGACTACCGTGATCTGGCCGATTGGTTTCGCGTCAAACTCGGTAACATTGTCTTGGGAGATGGACGAATTGAATGTGACTGGACCCAGGAAAACGTCTATTCCGTAAGCGAATTCGCACTCGGAGCAGATGACAAAGCTCTGGATATACCAAAAGAAATAATCCCACCAGCAACATAA
- a CDS encoding metal ABC transporter substrate-binding protein has product MRTSLIALTALFSLPAFVSAVNVKPEPFKVAVTHPFYAEWVERVGGDQVDAVVVSEGSSDGLAKADFVYETGLDAEPWLDAAVSAINPKVERYVLTDGMPTLERGAAFWTEMDPPHSNPERLPPCCRKDAVESNAAWSELVKNIPMPENLEALGVEPEAIDPNVWFSVPNAMTAVVSINETLAEMDPEHADTYDRNTALYLEELTGLDGWVKSEIREVPAGKRVLVTDGNRFRYFARAYGLVSPIYSPAYQGIAFVEQMPGKSCALQEEDVYTLALPGGDKSIPYAELMRGNTLVIAEALEHAE; this is encoded by the coding sequence ATGCGCACATCCTTAATCGCGTTAACAGCACTTTTCAGCCTTCCCGCTTTCGTTTCCGCGGTCAATGTCAAGCCGGAGCCTTTCAAGGTGGCAGTCACGCATCCATTTTATGCCGAATGGGTTGAACGGGTTGGTGGCGATCAGGTCGACGCTGTTGTTGTTTCAGAAGGCTCTAGCGATGGTTTGGCAAAAGCAGACTTTGTTTATGAAACCGGACTGGATGCTGAGCCTTGGCTCGATGCGGCAGTTTCGGCGATTAACCCAAAGGTGGAGCGCTATGTTCTGACGGATGGTATGCCGACACTTGAACGGGGGGCTGCATTCTGGACGGAGATGGATCCGCCACATTCAAATCCTGAGCGTCTGCCTCCGTGTTGTCGGAAAGATGCGGTGGAATCCAATGCGGCATGGTCCGAGCTGGTAAAGAATATCCCAATGCCCGAGAATCTTGAAGCATTGGGAGTTGAGCCGGAAGCTATTGATCCAAACGTCTGGTTTAGCGTGCCCAACGCTATGACCGCTGTCGTTTCAATCAATGAGACACTCGCAGAGATGGACCCGGAACATGCTGATACTTATGATCGCAACACTGCCCTGTATCTTGAAGAGCTTACTGGTTTGGATGGCTGGGTTAAGTCGGAAATAAGGGAAGTTCCAGCTGGTAAGCGTGTCCTGGTTACAGATGGCAACCGTTTTCGTTATTTCGCCCGTGCTTACGGTTTGGTTTCGCCGATCTATTCTCCAGCTTATCAGGGGATCGCTTTTGTTGAGCAAATGCCTGGTAAGAGCTGTGCCTTGCAGGAAGAGGATGTTTACACGCTTGCATTACCAGGCGGAGATAAATCGATCCCTTACGCCGAATTGATGCGTGGGAATACCTTGGTCATCGCTGAAGCACTTGAGCATGCGGAATAA
- a CDS encoding NUDIX hydrolase → MPPLSSNQEIFDVVDEHDQIVGQRTRGDVHREKLLHRAVHIFVFNSDGQLYIQRRSPNKDQLPNCWTSSCSGHVDSGEDYDTAAIRELGEELAINLENDEPLKFLFKHDACRKTGWEFVHIYSLLWDGPVVFDPEEISEGQWIEPKAMENWIGENRRDFAPSFRLLWEVARERSLV, encoded by the coding sequence ATGCCTCCTTTAAGCTCGAATCAGGAAATCTTTGACGTAGTCGATGAGCACGACCAAATCGTCGGTCAGCGGACTCGTGGTGATGTCCACCGCGAAAAGCTGCTCCATCGTGCGGTCCATATCTTCGTTTTCAACTCCGACGGCCAGCTCTACATCCAGCGCCGCTCACCCAACAAAGACCAATTGCCCAATTGCTGGACCAGCTCATGCTCGGGTCATGTCGATTCAGGTGAGGATTACGATACAGCCGCCATCCGCGAGCTTGGAGAGGAACTCGCGATCAACCTCGAAAACGATGAACCACTAAAGTTCCTCTTCAAACATGACGCCTGCCGTAAAACCGGCTGGGAATTTGTCCATATCTACAGTCTGCTTTGGGATGGTCCCGTGGTCTTTGACCCTGAAGAAATCAGCGAAGGCCAGTGGATTGAACCGAAAGCGATGGAAAACTGGATCGGCGAAAATCGACGGGATTTTGCACCAAGCTTCCGCCTGCTGTGGGAAGTAGCCCGCGAACGCAGCCTGGTTTAA
- a CDS encoding ThuA domain-containing protein, which translates to MIQVISRTALTILTLVSLVQATAYSAESPKLKALIIDGQNNHAVWPKSTIMMKQYLEDTGLFEVDVDRTRFTWRANNQKAFLPLAGVGETEDLEQPKTDPDFEPSFEDYDVVISNFGWKAADWPEDTQEALEDYMENGGGFVSVHAADNSFPKWKEYNKMIGLGGWGGRNEKDGPYVYYTNEGELVRDTSPGGSGAHGPKGHFPITVRVADHPITEGMPEVWLTSKDECYAKLRGPAENMTILATGKDVSGKAPTDRHEPILMVVDYGDGRIFHTTLGHDTDGFEGVGFITSFTRGAEWAATGEVSQSIPNDFPTAEESSSRKFKLRK; encoded by the coding sequence ATGATCCAAGTAATATCCCGCACGGCATTGACCATTCTCACACTCGTTTCTCTGGTTCAAGCTACGGCGTATTCAGCGGAAAGCCCAAAACTCAAAGCACTCATCATCGACGGGCAGAACAATCACGCTGTCTGGCCCAAATCTACAATCATGATGAAACAATATCTGGAAGACACCGGATTATTTGAAGTCGATGTCGACCGTACGCGTTTTACCTGGAGAGCAAATAATCAGAAAGCTTTTCTACCACTGGCCGGAGTTGGGGAAACCGAAGACTTGGAACAACCAAAAACAGACCCTGATTTCGAACCTTCCTTTGAAGACTATGACGTCGTCATCTCCAACTTTGGCTGGAAAGCTGCCGACTGGCCCGAGGACACACAGGAAGCACTTGAGGACTACATGGAAAATGGCGGTGGCTTTGTATCCGTCCATGCTGCAGATAACTCATTTCCTAAATGGAAAGAGTACAATAAAATGATTGGCCTTGGTGGCTGGGGAGGACGCAATGAAAAGGATGGACCTTATGTTTATTACACAAATGAAGGCGAACTCGTAAGAGATACATCTCCAGGCGGTTCCGGTGCCCATGGTCCCAAGGGTCACTTCCCCATTACCGTTCGAGTTGCAGATCATCCAATTACCGAAGGCATGCCAGAAGTCTGGCTGACATCAAAAGACGAGTGCTATGCCAAGCTCCGTGGCCCTGCAGAAAACATGACAATCCTGGCAACCGGAAAAGATGTTTCCGGCAAAGCTCCCACTGATCGTCATGAACCCATTTTGATGGTTGTGGATTATGGCGATGGGCGAATCTTTCATACGACACTTGGGCATGACACCGACGGATTCGAAGGTGTCGGCTTCATTACCTCCTTCACCCGCGGAGCGGAATGGGCAGCAACTGGAGAAGTATCACAATCCATCCCGAACGATTTTCCCACAGCTGAAGAATCTTCGAGTCGCAAATTCAAGCTGAGGAAATAA
- a CDS encoding thioredoxin domain-containing protein: MSKNRLADESSLYLKQHAENPVNWYPWGEEAWAAAREQDKPVIISIGYSACHWCHVMAHESFEDEYIAGLMNEHFICIKVDREERPDVDQIYMDAIQMINGHGGWPLNAFCLPDGRPFFGGTYFPPEDRGQGIIPWPQLLMRISDHYKRNRKDLEENADNIVKNMAHSNTPMGATGEAIGNEALIEAAQGILSQYDSEWGGFGKAPKFPPSMTLDFLLAARSTKAVESNSALAASIDKSVRHTLDAMAHGGIYDQIGGGFARYSVDEYWLIPHFEKMLYDNALLIDIYSKAWMRYRDPLYKAIVEECIGWLEREMKAPDGGFYASIDAQSEGEEGKYYVWIPEELVEILGKEDAAKFADIYGITEKGNFEHGTSNPALVYKAIEKRDSMASQREKMLAARDKRTPPGKDNKRLLSWNSMVVRALAEAGFAFQKPEWIVLARETADWLWENLRDEYGRFYTVYYTEGAQHMANLDDYAHYIEALLAVAAKIDTIDPGAAQSYIDKAEAVTATVMEQFQDKREAGFFFVSADHEELITRKKDWFDNARPTGNSSMVHVLSALYTLTGKEKYIKELGELKKGYPGIAERAPSAVAHALSGITQDAMGIAVVKTKGDYSLTDLSAQLSEKPWRETYLITTDDEAQPEGFQLCVGVQCLPPETEPEAVVELL; the protein is encoded by the coding sequence ATGTCCAAGAACCGATTAGCAGACGAGTCCAGTCTTTATCTGAAACAGCATGCCGAAAACCCAGTCAACTGGTATCCCTGGGGGGAGGAAGCCTGGGCCGCAGCCCGAGAGCAGGATAAGCCTGTCATTATCTCCATCGGCTATTCCGCCTGCCACTGGTGCCACGTCATGGCACACGAGTCTTTCGAAGATGAATACATCGCCGGCTTGATGAACGAACACTTCATTTGCATCAAGGTCGACCGTGAGGAACGCCCGGATGTTGATCAGATTTACATGGATGCCATCCAGATGATCAACGGCCACGGCGGCTGGCCACTCAATGCCTTTTGCCTGCCAGATGGACGCCCTTTCTTTGGCGGCACCTATTTCCCTCCAGAAGATCGCGGACAGGGAATCATCCCATGGCCTCAATTGCTGATGCGCATCTCCGATCACTACAAGCGGAATCGTAAGGATCTGGAAGAGAACGCTGACAACATCGTCAAGAACATGGCGCACTCCAACACCCCAATGGGTGCGACTGGTGAAGCGATCGGGAATGAGGCACTGATCGAAGCTGCCCAGGGAATCCTTTCACAGTACGACTCGGAATGGGGCGGTTTTGGAAAAGCACCCAAGTTCCCTCCCTCAATGACACTGGACTTCCTGCTCGCAGCAAGATCCACCAAGGCAGTCGAATCCAACTCCGCACTCGCCGCCAGTATCGATAAATCCGTCCGGCATACGCTGGATGCAATGGCCCATGGAGGCATCTATGATCAAATTGGAGGAGGCTTCGCCCGATACAGCGTCGATGAATACTGGCTGATTCCTCACTTTGAGAAAATGCTCTACGACAATGCCTTGCTTATCGACATCTATAGCAAAGCATGGATGCGTTATCGCGATCCGCTTTATAAAGCGATTGTTGAAGAATGTATTGGCTGGCTGGAACGTGAGATGAAAGCTCCCGATGGCGGCTTTTACGCTTCCATCGACGCACAAAGCGAAGGCGAGGAAGGCAAATACTATGTCTGGATACCAGAGGAGCTGGTTGAAATCCTTGGTAAAGAGGATGCGGCAAAATTCGCTGACATCTATGGCATTACAGAGAAAGGTAATTTCGAACACGGCACCTCCAACCCAGCCTTGGTTTACAAGGCGATAGAGAAGCGCGACTCTATGGCGTCGCAGCGTGAAAAAATGCTCGCCGCACGCGATAAACGAACTCCGCCTGGCAAGGACAACAAGCGCCTCCTCTCCTGGAACAGCATGGTGGTCCGTGCACTCGCCGAAGCTGGCTTTGCCTTTCAAAAACCGGAATGGATTGTTCTGGCTCGTGAAACAGCCGATTGGCTCTGGGAAAACCTACGCGACGAATACGGGCGCTTCTACACTGTGTATTACACTGAGGGTGCACAACATATGGCAAATCTGGACGATTACGCTCACTACATTGAAGCACTTCTCGCTGTAGCAGCAAAAATTGATACCATCGACCCTGGTGCCGCCCAGTCCTATATCGACAAAGCTGAAGCCGTAACGGCAACTGTTATGGAGCAATTCCAGGACAAACGCGAAGCGGGTTTTTTCTTCGTATCGGCTGATCATGAAGAACTCATCACCCGCAAAAAGGACTGGTTCGACAATGCCCGCCCTACTGGTAACAGCAGTATGGTTCACGTTCTATCCGCGCTTTACACTCTGACTGGCAAAGAGAAATACATTAAAGAATTAGGTGAGCTGAAAAAAGGTTATCCAGGGATCGCCGAACGTGCCCCGTCTGCGGTTGCTCACGCATTGTCAGGCATCACTCAGGACGCCATGGGCATCGCAGTCGTAAAAACCAAAGGAGATTACAGTCTGACTGATCTTAGTGCGCAACTGTCGGAAAAGCCATGGCGGGAAACGTATCTAATCACCACAGACGACGAAGCCCAACCAGAAGGGTTCCAGCTTTGTGTCGGCGTCCAATGCCTCCCTCCGGAAACTGAACCCGAAGCCGTAGTCGAGTTACTTTGA
- the lgt gene encoding prolipoprotein diacylglyceryl transferase has protein sequence MSLADNASKYWKHDLDPFLIQFPDGWPLEGIRWYGLAYLAGFAVAAYLLHLYHKRGRSSLNPDQQTTLLTAIIVGTIIGGRLGYTLLYNFGEFIHNPLSIFQVWKGGMASHGGMVGILLAVIWFARKQKIRFWSVADIIVTLGPAGVLFGRIANFINAELWGKPATVAWAVIFPIKDGAGQIIGYTIPRHPSQLYEAFLEGLLLLAYTQWRYWKTNITKNHPGQLACEFLIGYGIVRILGEVFREPDEYVTLIAGLSRGSFYSAVMVIIGIGLMIWLRKEQKGSKVEQ, from the coding sequence ATGAGTCTAGCAGACAATGCTTCTAAATATTGGAAGCATGACTTGGATCCTTTCCTAATACAATTTCCAGATGGCTGGCCGCTGGAGGGCATACGCTGGTATGGCTTGGCCTACCTTGCCGGATTTGCCGTGGCAGCCTACTTGTTGCATCTCTATCATAAACGCGGACGTAGCTCTCTCAACCCTGACCAGCAGACAACACTCCTAACCGCCATTATTGTTGGAACAATCATTGGCGGACGTCTCGGCTACACATTACTGTACAATTTTGGCGAATTCATCCACAATCCGCTAAGCATCTTTCAAGTGTGGAAAGGTGGTATGGCCAGCCATGGAGGCATGGTCGGAATCCTCTTAGCTGTTATCTGGTTCGCCCGAAAACAAAAGATCCGCTTCTGGAGTGTGGCAGATATCATCGTCACCCTGGGCCCAGCTGGAGTACTCTTTGGTCGAATTGCCAACTTCATCAACGCTGAACTCTGGGGAAAACCTGCAACAGTAGCATGGGCGGTAATTTTCCCAATAAAAGATGGGGCTGGTCAAATCATCGGCTACACAATTCCCAGACATCCATCACAGCTTTACGAAGCCTTCCTCGAAGGCTTGCTTCTCCTGGCTTACACCCAATGGCGTTACTGGAAGACGAACATCACCAAGAACCACCCAGGCCAACTCGCCTGCGAGTTCCTCATCGGCTATGGCATCGTACGAATCCTTGGTGAGGTTTTCCGTGAACCCGACGAATATGTCACCTTGATAGCAGGACTGAGCCGCGGATCTTTTTACTCTGCAGTCATGGTGATTATTGGAATTGGACTCATGATATGGCTCAGGAAGGAACAAAAGGGCTCAAAAGTGGAACAATAA
- a CDS encoding hemolysin family protein, which yields MTALIIAVLFTLGVSAFCSLLEAMILSTSTTDIEGLKKSHSKRGIMLERFREDIEETSSAILGLNTVANTAGASVSGALAIHSFGQENMILFSTFLVLAILILSEVIPKNIGVLYRAQLLPWMIYPLHAVRTIMLPISFLCSKIVLLVAGKRQTDEVSDQEIILLAEKGEKEGNISKDESSIISGALSLDEVRVEDLMTPRTVVLAFQKDATIGEVFAEHSNIPFARLPVFNENMDDIVGMVRRRDLLKAKAEDRDQITVDELKRGIIFVPEQTSVANALKQFLKEHQQLAAVVDEFGSVVGVVTMEDVIEQIIGQEIWETDDPAVDMREFARQKQLEEQASTAKQKIASSIKQSIHPEPQGGA from the coding sequence ATGACTGCGCTCATAATAGCAGTCCTGTTTACGCTTGGAGTCTCAGCCTTCTGCTCGCTGCTGGAGGCAATGATTCTTAGCACATCCACTACGGACATTGAGGGCTTGAAAAAAAGCCACTCCAAACGCGGCATTATGCTGGAGCGCTTTCGTGAAGACATCGAAGAAACTTCGTCCGCCATCCTCGGCCTCAACACCGTTGCCAATACAGCTGGTGCGAGTGTAAGTGGTGCATTGGCCATCCATTCCTTCGGCCAGGAGAACATGATATTGTTTTCCACGTTTCTTGTTTTGGCGATTCTAATCCTCTCGGAAGTAATTCCCAAGAATATCGGTGTCCTATATCGTGCACAGTTACTGCCTTGGATGATCTACCCGCTGCACGCAGTCAGGACAATCATGTTACCGATTTCATTTCTTTGCTCCAAAATCGTCCTGCTGGTCGCAGGAAAACGCCAGACAGACGAAGTCAGCGATCAGGAAATCATTCTGCTGGCCGAAAAAGGTGAAAAAGAGGGCAACATATCAAAAGACGAGAGCAGTATTATCTCTGGGGCTTTGAGCCTTGATGAAGTCCGCGTGGAAGACTTGATGACACCGCGCACGGTTGTTTTAGCTTTCCAAAAAGATGCAACCATTGGCGAAGTCTTCGCCGAACATTCCAATATACCTTTCGCTCGATTACCGGTTTTCAATGAAAACATGGACGACATTGTAGGAATGGTTCGTCGTCGGGATTTGTTGAAAGCAAAGGCTGAAGACCGGGACCAGATCACTGTTGATGAACTCAAGCGGGGTATCATTTTCGTCCCCGAACAAACAAGTGTGGCCAATGCACTTAAGCAATTCCTGAAGGAGCATCAACAATTGGCTGCCGTAGTAGATGAATTCGGCTCAGTTGTTGGTGTTGTAACGATGGAAGATGTCATTGAGCAAATCATCGGCCAGGAAATCTGGGAAACGGATGACCCTGCAGTCGATATGCGTGAGTTCGCTCGCCAAAAACAACTTGAAGAACAGGCTTCAACAGCCAAACAGAAGATCGCATCTTCGATCAAACAGTCAATTCACCCTGAGCCGCAAGGTGGTGCCTAA
- the hemB gene encoding porphobilinogen synthase gives MSENAFELDLPQRPRRHRRSDAMRRLVRETEVRTNDLIQPLFVIDGKGGSEEIDSMPGQQRLTIDLLADECSRLFDGGIPAVALFPKLDTSLKSALGKEALNKDTLILRAVRAVKKRCPELLVITDVALDPYTDHGHDGLLNKDGTDIENDHTVEVLMKMAVLNAQAGADFVAPSDMMDGRIGAIREALDEARLTHTSIMAYSAKFSSAYYGPFRDAVGSSKAAGTKLLNKDTYQLDPANRRMAVTETELDEAEGADVLMVKPAGPYLDIIRELRDRTELPVAAYQVSGEYAQIHAAARLGWLDLERTRDESLLSIKRAGADMILSYFAKDFVL, from the coding sequence ATGAGCGAAAATGCATTTGAACTGGATCTTCCACAACGGCCGCGCCGGCATCGGCGTTCGGATGCGATGCGCCGGTTGGTACGAGAGACTGAGGTGCGGACGAATGATTTGATCCAGCCCTTGTTTGTCATTGATGGAAAGGGCGGTTCGGAGGAAATTGACTCGATGCCGGGCCAGCAGCGGTTGACGATTGATCTGCTGGCAGATGAATGTTCGAGGCTTTTTGATGGCGGGATTCCGGCCGTGGCGCTTTTTCCCAAGCTTGATACTTCTCTGAAGTCTGCTTTGGGCAAAGAAGCCTTGAACAAGGATACTTTGATCCTGCGGGCGGTTCGCGCGGTGAAAAAGCGCTGTCCGGAGCTATTGGTCATTACTGATGTCGCCCTCGATCCTTACACGGATCATGGGCATGACGGTTTGCTCAACAAGGATGGCACGGATATCGAAAATGATCATACGGTGGAAGTGCTGATGAAAATGGCTGTTCTCAATGCGCAGGCGGGAGCTGATTTTGTAGCGCCTTCTGATATGATGGACGGCCGCATCGGTGCGATTCGTGAGGCTTTGGATGAGGCCAGACTGACTCATACGTCCATTATGGCCTACTCGGCAAAATTTTCATCGGCCTACTACGGGCCATTCCGGGACGCAGTTGGGAGCTCTAAGGCAGCTGGAACGAAGTTGCTGAACAAGGACACCTACCAGTTGGATCCAGCCAATCGCCGCATGGCAGTGACTGAGACTGAGCTTGATGAAGCTGAGGGTGCCGATGTGCTTATGGTGAAGCCTGCAGGCCCTTATCTGGATATCATCCGCGAATTGCGTGATCGGACGGAATTGCCTGTTGCTGCCTATCAGGTTTCCGGAGAATACGCCCAGATCCATGCAGCAGCCCGTCTTGGGTGGCTCGATCTTGAGCGAACCCGCGATGAAAGCCTGCTTTCCATCAAGCGTGCCGGAGCGGACATGATTTTGAGTTATTTTGCCAAAGACTTTGTTTTGTAG